One region of Catenuloplanes indicus genomic DNA includes:
- a CDS encoding YbaB/EbfC family nucleoid-associated protein, giving the protein MDQTDIAARIRQVRELAATASAELTSEDHEVTVVAGPRGAVHSVELSPRAFRLTGAQLGELVVRTIRAANAQVDAEIRTALTGASSMGAPAPSLSELRAALRQAPR; this is encoded by the coding sequence ATGGATCAGACGGACATCGCCGCCCGCATACGGCAGGTGCGCGAGCTCGCCGCGACCGCCAGCGCGGAATTGACCAGCGAGGACCACGAGGTGACCGTGGTCGCCGGGCCGCGCGGCGCGGTGCACTCGGTGGAACTGAGCCCGCGCGCGTTCCGGCTCACCGGCGCACAGCTCGGCGAGCTGGTGGTGCGCACCATCCGCGCGGCCAACGCCCAGGTGGACGCGGAGATCCGCACCGCGCTGACCGGCGCCTCCTCGATGGGCGCACCGGCACCGTCGCTGAGCGAGCTGCGGGCGGCGCTGCGGCAGGCACCGCGGTGA
- a CDS encoding dephospho-CoA kinase has product MTMDQRPGAAPPARTAVRPDHRIGAAPRGGTAVDRASAHAGGLVAWVRSLPATAGRTRVVCVEGRSGAGKTGLAGALAADLGATLIRMDDLYPGWDGLLGGVDALREWILAPLAAGQPARWRRWDWAAGAYRDWEPLHAGDDLVVEGVGCGAGALRPYRSGLVWIEVPEAERKRRALARDGETYAPHWERWARQEDAFYAANQVREHADKIIDNSGGTA; this is encoded by the coding sequence ATGACCATGGACCAGCGCCCCGGCGCCGCACCACCCGCCCGGACGGCCGTGCGCCCGGATCACCGGATCGGCGCCGCGCCGCGCGGCGGGACCGCCGTGGACCGGGCGAGTGCGCACGCCGGCGGCCTCGTCGCATGGGTGCGCAGCCTGCCGGCGACCGCCGGCCGTACTCGCGTGGTGTGCGTCGAAGGGCGGTCCGGCGCCGGGAAGACCGGCCTGGCCGGCGCGCTCGCGGCGGATCTCGGCGCGACGCTGATCCGGATGGACGACCTCTACCCCGGCTGGGACGGGCTGCTCGGCGGCGTCGACGCGCTGCGGGAGTGGATCCTGGCGCCGCTCGCGGCCGGGCAGCCGGCCCGGTGGCGGCGCTGGGACTGGGCGGCGGGCGCGTACCGCGACTGGGAGCCGCTGCACGCCGGTGACGACCTGGTCGTCGAGGGTGTCGGTTGCGGGGCGGGCGCGCTCCGGCCGTACCGCAGCGGCCTGGTCTGGATCGAGGTGCCCGAAGCGGAACGCAAGCGGCGGGCGCTGGCCCGCGACGGCGAGACCTACGCTCCGCACTGGGAGCGGTGGGCACGCCAGGAGGACGCGTTCTACGCCGCGAATCAGGTCCGCGAACACGCGGATAAGATCATTGACAATTCCGGGGGTACGGCATGA
- a CDS encoding pyridoxal-phosphate dependent enzyme — protein sequence MIEPLDLGTFPTPLEDAPRLAEALGLDRLWIKRDDLIGAGGGGNKARKLRWTAAEALAAGARTLVTTGAPQSNHARATAAVAARLGLGCVLVLAGDGPARETGNLLLDRLAGAEIIWAGDRPPGDVAAAEAAARPGAHLIPFGGSSRTSVHAYAECARELTARVDFDRVVVAVGSGATMAGLVLGLGAARVAGVDTGALPDPAAAVRALLPADPGEPRIDRERIGAGYATVTDEVRAALRLAARTEGLFLDPIYTGRAMAGLAATSGAGDRVVFLHTGGLPGLFGTGQPLL from the coding sequence ATGATCGAGCCGCTGGACCTCGGTACGTTCCCTACGCCGCTGGAGGACGCGCCGCGCCTGGCCGAGGCGCTCGGCCTGGACCGGCTGTGGATCAAGCGCGACGACCTGATCGGGGCCGGTGGCGGCGGCAACAAGGCCCGCAAGCTGCGCTGGACCGCGGCGGAGGCACTGGCCGCGGGCGCGCGGACGCTGGTGACGACCGGGGCGCCGCAGTCCAACCACGCGCGCGCGACCGCCGCGGTGGCGGCCCGCCTCGGGCTCGGCTGCGTGCTGGTGCTGGCCGGCGACGGCCCGGCCCGGGAGACCGGCAACCTGCTGCTGGACCGGCTCGCCGGTGCGGAGATCATCTGGGCCGGTGACCGGCCACCCGGCGACGTCGCCGCGGCGGAGGCGGCGGCGCGGCCGGGCGCACACCTGATCCCGTTCGGCGGGTCGTCGCGCACGTCCGTGCACGCCTATGCCGAGTGCGCCCGCGAGCTGACCGCGCGAGTGGACTTCGACCGGGTGGTGGTCGCGGTCGGCTCCGGGGCCACGATGGCCGGTCTGGTGCTCGGCCTCGGCGCGGCCCGGGTGGCCGGTGTGGACACCGGCGCGCTGCCCGATCCGGCCGCCGCGGTACGGGCGCTGCTGCCGGCGGATCCCGGTGAGCCGCGCATCGACCGGGAGCGGATCGGTGCCGGCTACGCCACGGTGACGGACGAGGTGCGAGCCGCGCTGCGGCTGGCGGCCCGCACCGAAGGGCTGTTCCTCGACCCGATCTACACCGGCCGGGCGATGGCCGGGCTCGCGGCGACGTCCGGCGCCGGTGACCGCGTGGTCTTCCTGCACACCGGCGGCCTCCCCGGCCTCTTCGGCACCGGCCAGCCGCTCCTCTGA
- a CDS encoding LLM class flavin-dependent oxidoreductase, with protein MTTDVSRPRIGFMFDRDRRPEELAGFAATVEELGADDLWVVEDLGWTGAISAATVALAATRTLRVGIGIAPVALRNPALLAMELATVARIYPERLVAGLGHGVTDWMRQVGAAPKSPLSRLEESIVATRALLAGETVTMHGREVTIDGVTLVHPPAVVPPIVTGVVRPKSLELSGRVADGTIIAEGNGPAELADALTHIEHGRAAGDRPAHELIVFVYLHVGDDPARAAAETGEMVAGQAAWLGKPAEDLFTLIGPAAGLPAKVAALHAAGATTVVLRPLGANPGAQARTALEALRNA; from the coding sequence GTGACCACTGACGTCTCGCGACCGCGTATCGGTTTCATGTTCGATCGGGATCGGCGGCCGGAGGAGCTGGCCGGGTTTGCCGCCACCGTGGAGGAGCTGGGCGCCGACGACCTGTGGGTTGTCGAGGACCTCGGCTGGACCGGCGCGATCAGCGCGGCCACCGTCGCGCTCGCCGCGACCCGGACCCTGCGCGTCGGTATCGGTATCGCGCCGGTGGCGCTGCGGAACCCGGCGCTGCTCGCCATGGAGCTGGCCACGGTAGCCCGGATCTACCCGGAGCGGCTGGTAGCCGGCCTGGGCCACGGCGTCACGGACTGGATGCGTCAGGTCGGCGCCGCGCCGAAGTCGCCGTTGTCCCGGCTCGAGGAGTCGATCGTCGCCACCCGGGCGCTGCTGGCCGGTGAGACCGTCACGATGCACGGCCGCGAGGTCACCATCGACGGTGTGACGCTGGTCCACCCGCCGGCCGTGGTCCCGCCGATCGTCACCGGCGTCGTACGGCCGAAGTCGCTGGAACTGTCCGGCCGGGTAGCGGACGGGACCATCATCGCGGAGGGCAACGGGCCGGCCGAGCTGGCCGACGCGCTCACGCACATCGAGCACGGCCGCGCGGCCGGTGACCGCCCGGCGCACGAGCTGATCGTCTTCGTCTACCTGCACGTCGGCGACGACCCGGCCCGGGCCGCGGCCGAGACCGGCGAGATGGTCGCCGGTCAGGCGGCCTGGCTCGGCAAGCCGGCCGAGGACCTGTTCACGCTGATCGGCCCGGCCGCCGGCCTGCCGGCCAAGGTCGCGGCGCTGCACGCGGCCGGTGCCACCACGGTCGTCCTCCGCCCGCTCGGCGCGAACCCCGGCGCCCAGGCCCGGACCGCCCTCGAAGCCCTGCGGAACGCCTGA
- a CDS encoding ABC transporter ATP-binding protein, with product MISIDRVSKSKGRTRILYDVSFEARPGRVTGFLGQNGAGKTSTLRVLLGLDRADAGTALVCGRRYRDLPRPLTRVGALLDGSGAHRARTARAHLRWVAASNGLPATRADEVLEVVGLAGDAGKRAGRFSLGMSRRLGLATALLGDPEVLILDEPVNGLDPGGIRWMRSFLRERAAQGRTVLLSSHLMGELAETADDVVVIDKGRVVVSGTLAEVTGDHRTLEDAFFALTASGGGAAW from the coding sequence ATGATCTCCATCGATCGGGTCAGCAAGAGCAAGGGCAGGACCCGGATTCTGTACGACGTGAGCTTCGAGGCCCGGCCCGGCCGCGTCACCGGTTTCCTCGGTCAGAACGGCGCCGGCAAGACGTCCACGCTGCGCGTCCTGCTCGGCCTCGACCGGGCGGATGCCGGCACCGCGCTGGTCTGCGGTCGCCGCTACCGTGACCTGCCCCGCCCGCTGACCCGGGTCGGCGCGCTGCTCGACGGCTCCGGCGCGCACCGGGCCCGCACCGCCCGCGCCCACCTGCGCTGGGTCGCCGCGTCCAACGGGCTGCCCGCCACCCGCGCCGACGAGGTGCTCGAGGTGGTCGGCCTGGCCGGCGACGCCGGCAAGCGCGCGGGCCGGTTCTCGCTCGGCATGAGCCGCCGGCTGGGCCTGGCCACCGCGCTGCTCGGCGACCCGGAGGTGCTGATCCTCGACGAGCCGGTCAACGGCCTGGACCCGGGCGGCATCCGGTGGATGCGGAGCTTCCTGCGGGAGCGTGCGGCACAGGGGCGCACGGTCCTGCTGTCCAGCCACCTGATGGGCGAGCTGGCCGAGACCGCGGACGACGTGGTCGTGATCGACAAGGGCCGGGTCGTGGTGTCCGGCACGCTGGCCGAGGTGACCGGTGACCACCGCACCCTGGAGGACGCGTTCTTCGCGCTGACCGCGTCCGGTGGCGGTGCCGCGTGGTGA
- a CDS encoding serine hydrolase domain-containing protein — MPRSACGTAAAEYVRGFGVTRTDAPRDVDGDTVFRVASTTKTFTGAAIMRLAEQRRINLDGTVRDYLPGFHTADAAASARVTVRQALNHTGGWLGDLVMLSGGQAVDGFAFYRRDYVVDLPLSGGTEEGIRANFVRAPDGSVRWFRIGGRLYRRGVPTTAADAGRAVPFHRRPKLS; from the coding sequence GTGCCGCGCTCGGCCTGTGGTACCGCGGCCGCGGAGTACGTGCGGGGCTTCGGCGTCACCCGCACGGACGCGCCGCGGGACGTGGACGGTGACACCGTCTTCCGGGTCGCGTCGACCACCAAGACGTTCACCGGCGCGGCGATCATGCGGCTCGCGGAACAGCGCCGGATCAATCTCGACGGTACGGTCCGCGACTACCTTCCCGGCTTCCACACCGCGGACGCCGCCGCGTCGGCCCGGGTCACGGTGCGGCAGGCACTGAACCACACCGGCGGCTGGCTGGGCGACCTGGTGATGCTGTCCGGCGGCCAGGCGGTCGACGGTTTCGCGTTCTACCGCAGGGACTACGTCGTCGACCTGCCGCTGTCCGGCGGCACCGAGGAGGGCATCCGGGCGAACTTCGTCCGCGCCCCGGACGGCTCCGTCCGGTGGTTCCGCATCGGCGGCCGCCTCTACCGCCGCGGTGTGCCCACCACCGCCGCCGACGCCGGCCGGGCCGTACCCTTCCACCGGCGGCCGAAGCTGTCCTGA
- a CDS encoding response regulator has protein sequence MTRVLLVDDQPLLRRSLAMIIDNDPALEVVGEAADGTEAVIRARATRPDVVLMDVRMPHLDGLEATRRICADPALTGTRVLVLSMFELDEYVWQALHAGASGFLLKDARPEDLIDAIHRTAEGVSLFAPSILTRLVTHYVGTPRPGRPGATPGGLTAREVEVLTLIGRGLSNDEIATALVVSVKTVKTHITHLLAKLAARDRAQLVIAAFDAGLVRPRG, from the coding sequence ATGACGCGCGTGCTGCTCGTCGACGACCAGCCGCTGCTCCGCCGCAGCCTCGCCATGATCATCGACAATGACCCGGCGCTGGAGGTGGTCGGCGAGGCCGCGGACGGCACCGAGGCCGTGATCCGGGCCCGCGCCACCCGGCCGGACGTGGTGCTGATGGACGTGCGCATGCCGCACCTGGACGGCCTCGAGGCGACCCGGCGGATCTGCGCCGACCCCGCGCTGACCGGCACCCGGGTGCTGGTCCTGAGCATGTTCGAACTCGACGAGTACGTCTGGCAGGCGCTGCACGCGGGCGCCTCCGGTTTCCTGCTCAAGGACGCCCGGCCGGAAGACCTGATAGACGCCATCCACCGTACGGCCGAAGGGGTGTCGCTGTTCGCCCCGTCCATCCTGACCCGGCTGGTCACGCACTATGTGGGCACGCCACGGCCCGGCCGGCCCGGTGCCACGCCGGGCGGGCTGACCGCGCGCGAGGTGGAGGTGCTGACGCTGATCGGACGCGGCCTGTCCAACGACGAGATCGCGACCGCGCTGGTCGTCTCGGTCAAGACGGTGAAGACGCACATCACCCACCTGCTGGCCAAGCTCGCCGCCCGGGACCGCGCCCAGCTGGTCATCGCCGCGTTCGACGCGGGCCTGGTGCGGCCGCGCGGATAG
- a CDS encoding CBS domain-containing protein, with product MRNWQVGDVMTEDVATVTADTPYRAIVDVLMRRRVSAVPVVDEMGRAVGVVSETDLLHKIEFAGTDEAPRLFESRRNRRARVKADAVVAADLMSTPASTALATTSITAAARRMDAGRVKRLPVVDELGRVIGIVTRSDLLKTHLRPDEAIRVDIESGILHRILLLDPGTITVTVTNGAVTLTGTTDRRSSADLAARLTRQVPGVVEVIDTLTFDFDDTAILYPAF from the coding sequence ATGAGGAACTGGCAGGTCGGCGACGTCATGACCGAGGACGTCGCGACGGTCACGGCGGACACCCCGTACCGTGCGATCGTGGATGTCCTGATGCGGCGCCGGGTGAGTGCGGTCCCGGTCGTGGACGAGATGGGCCGCGCGGTCGGCGTGGTGTCCGAGACCGATCTGCTTCACAAGATCGAATTCGCCGGTACGGACGAGGCGCCGCGGCTGTTCGAGAGCCGCCGTAACCGCCGGGCCCGCGTCAAGGCCGACGCCGTGGTCGCCGCGGACCTGATGTCCACACCGGCGAGCACCGCGCTGGCCACCACGTCGATCACCGCCGCCGCCCGCCGGATGGACGCCGGCCGCGTCAAGCGCCTCCCGGTCGTCGACGAGCTTGGCCGCGTCATCGGCATCGTCACCCGCTCCGACCTGCTCAAGACCCACCTGCGTCCGGACGAGGCGATCCGCGTCGACATCGAGAGCGGCATCCTGCACCGCATCCTGCTGCTCGACCCCGGCACGATCACGGTGACGGTCACGAACGGCGCGGTCACGCTGACCGGCACGACCGACCGCCGCTCCTCCGCCGACCTGGCCGCCCGCCTCACCCGCCAGGTGCCCGGCGTCGTCGAGGTCATCGACACCCTGACATTCGACTTCGACGACACGGCGATCCTCTACCCCGCGTTCTGA
- a CDS encoding fibronectin type III domain-containing protein — protein MGVRRRLAAFGAAMLVALPAAIGLPGAALAVPAAPKTFTAVRNTAAPGQITLGWKTVPDADHYVVDVLRDDVAQPAVSLPPSATSYTVDGSDPCVTYKIRIGAVDASGNGTSTGYVTVRTLTPGVVPGMTTGRSDVTTGTVYWRVPSHTGYSPITGYRMLLTRDSDGAALADRTVTELSHSLPGLDPAMTYRIQVTSVNEWGACATATSPIGRWRPADPVSITASRRAEAPATADVSWVPAPSQPSPTYYQLTYASGTTTSTVRVDAPATSAALTLDTARTWTLQVKSYNEYGGSGAATTTLGVYVPPSPSATPAASPSPSPASPASPTSPASPASPAPPTSPTPVGSPTPVGSPTPSETASPSPSASPSWPANATPSATPGVSPSDTPGPSVSPTDIAASSPSVAPDSALPSSPSSPADAGTPSTSPTPAGGATPSPIPVPTGGPAPSADPELAPSAEPSLPPAADPGPAPFPEPIPTPGQSPNPVVTSPAAGEDPSLLPQPSPGPAPSPDPVASPNPAPDPDPVPSPDPAPSSGAGPAPSPNPASSSGPVASPIPAPSSGPGPAPGPEPNGPEAGPVTSPSPAPEDGPSPTPAPSVAPGTVQPGDTTPPVIVAVLSEPAGVGGWHRGSVTVAFACADGQSAVVWCPPAVPVTEDGAGQEVTGTAVDAAGNLADATVTVNLDRTAPVIVATVLGTRSANGWYTTPPTVRFACTDMGSGVASCPAERRLTAESRSMTVTGQVTDRAGNTAVASVTGIKIDLVAPATRITGVVPFGPFRRFMTPAPVCVTTDAVSGVARRATLTVTTTGSGRRTVTCAGGTDHAGRTAAPVTVTYAVEQRRVRR, from the coding sequence ATGGGCGTCAGGCGACGGCTGGCGGCGTTCGGCGCTGCCATGCTGGTGGCGCTGCCCGCCGCCATCGGGCTGCCCGGCGCGGCGCTCGCGGTCCCCGCCGCACCCAAGACCTTCACCGCGGTACGGAACACGGCCGCACCCGGGCAGATCACGCTCGGCTGGAAGACCGTGCCGGACGCGGACCACTACGTCGTCGACGTGCTGCGCGACGACGTGGCCCAGCCCGCGGTGTCGCTGCCGCCGTCGGCCACGTCGTACACGGTGGACGGATCGGACCCGTGCGTCACGTACAAGATCCGGATCGGTGCGGTCGACGCGTCCGGCAACGGGACCAGCACGGGCTACGTGACGGTGCGGACGCTGACGCCCGGCGTGGTGCCCGGCATGACCACCGGACGGTCGGACGTCACCACCGGCACGGTCTACTGGCGGGTGCCGTCGCACACCGGCTACTCGCCGATCACCGGCTACCGGATGCTGCTGACCCGCGACTCGGACGGCGCCGCGCTGGCCGACCGGACGGTCACCGAGCTGTCGCACAGCCTGCCGGGGCTCGATCCGGCGATGACGTACAGGATCCAGGTCACGTCCGTGAACGAATGGGGTGCGTGCGCCACGGCGACGTCGCCGATCGGGCGCTGGCGGCCGGCCGACCCGGTCTCGATCACGGCGAGCCGGCGGGCGGAGGCACCGGCCACGGCCGACGTGTCCTGGGTACCGGCGCCGAGCCAGCCCTCACCGACGTACTACCAGCTGACCTACGCCAGCGGCACGACCACGTCGACGGTACGGGTGGACGCGCCGGCCACGTCGGCGGCGCTGACACTGGACACGGCGCGGACGTGGACGCTTCAGGTCAAGTCCTACAACGAGTACGGCGGAAGCGGCGCGGCAACGACGACACTCGGCGTGTACGTGCCACCGTCGCCGTCCGCGACCCCGGCAGCGTCTCCGTCTCCGTCGCCTGCGAGCCCGGCGTCGCCCACGAGCCCGGCGTCGCCTGCCAGTCCGGCGCCGCCCACGAGTCCGACGCCGGTCGGGAGTCCGACGCCGGTCGGGAGTCCGACGCCGTCCGAAACGGCGAGTCCGTCGCCGTCTGCGAGCCCGTCCTGGCCCGCGAACGCCACTCCCTCGGCGACTCCCGGCGTGTCGCCGTCCGACACGCCGGGCCCGTCCGTGAGTCCGACGGACATCGCGGCTTCTTCGCCGTCCGTGGCTCCCGACTCGGCGCTGCCCTCGTCGCCGTCCTCGCCCGCCGACGCGGGCACGCCGTCTACGAGCCCGACGCCGGCCGGAGGCGCGACGCCGTCCCCGATCCCGGTTCCGACCGGCGGTCCGGCTCCGTCCGCCGATCCCGAGTTGGCGCCCAGCGCCGAGCCGTCCCTGCCTCCGGCCGCCGATCCCGGCCCGGCGCCTTTCCCGGAGCCGATCCCCACTCCCGGGCAGTCGCCGAACCCGGTCGTCACATCACCCGCTGCCGGCGAAGACCCGAGTCTCCTCCCGCAGCCGAGTCCCGGACCGGCGCCGAGCCCGGACCCGGTCGCAAGCCCGAATCCGGCACCGGACCCGGACCCGGTCCCGAGTCCGGATCCGGCACCGAGCTCCGGCGCGGGCCCGGCACCGAGCCCGAATCCGGCGTCCAGCTCCGGCCCGGTCGCAAGCCCGATTCCGGCACCGAGCTCCGGTCCGGGCCCGGCTCCGGGTCCGGAGCCGAACGGGCCGGAAGCCGGCCCCGTGACCAGTCCGTCACCGGCACCGGAGGACGGGCCGAGTCCCACGCCGGCACCGTCCGTGGCGCCGGGAACGGTGCAGCCGGGTGACACGACCCCGCCGGTGATCGTCGCGGTGCTGTCCGAGCCGGCCGGCGTCGGCGGGTGGCACCGGGGGTCGGTCACCGTGGCGTTCGCCTGCGCGGACGGGCAGTCGGCGGTCGTCTGGTGCCCGCCGGCCGTCCCGGTCACCGAGGACGGTGCGGGCCAGGAGGTCACCGGTACCGCGGTCGACGCCGCCGGGAACCTGGCCGATGCCACGGTCACGGTCAACCTGGATCGCACCGCGCCGGTCATCGTCGCCACGGTGCTGGGCACCCGGTCCGCGAACGGCTGGTACACCACGCCGCCCACCGTGCGTTTTGCCTGCACCGACATGGGTTCCGGGGTTGCCTCCTGCCCGGCGGAGCGGCGCCTCACCGCGGAGAGCCGGTCGATGACGGTCACCGGGCAGGTCACCGACCGGGCCGGGAACACCGCGGTCGCGTCGGTGACCGGAATCAAGATCGACCTGGTCGCGCCCGCGACCCGGATCACCGGCGTGGTGCCGTTCGGCCCGTTCCGCCGCTTCATGACGCCGGCTCCGGTGTGCGTCACCACGGACGCGGTCTCCGGTGTGGCACGCCGGGCCACGCTGACCGTCACCACCACCGGTTCCGGCCGGCGCACCGTCACCTGCGCCGGCGGCACCGACCACGCGGGCCGCACCGCCGCACCGGTCACCGTCACCTACGCCGTCGAACAGCGCCGCGTGCGCCGCTGA
- a CDS encoding LysR family transcriptional regulator — MELKTLRYFVTVAEELHFGRAAERLHIVQPAVSQQITRLERELGVRLLDRTSRRVALTPAGLRVLDAARETLAAAARVRVVAGERAAALRIGVESCVTDRLDRALTRLRDGPRPADPVLIDLPEAARLDAVRDGELDLALVRGTTTPAGTAVVHTWPDPLHAIVAREHPAAGRAAVDVRDLDPDGLRLPDRRHDPSLFDAIVAALPVTPVRPPAGDPVHVLFEVAGDPRLWTVLPAERAAGARSARIRQVPMDPPVTIAGYVVTSHATPPSCMSAFVAAFADCHPG, encoded by the coding sequence GTGGAACTGAAGACGCTGCGCTACTTCGTGACCGTCGCCGAGGAGCTGCACTTCGGGCGCGCGGCGGAACGGCTGCACATCGTCCAGCCCGCGGTCAGCCAGCAGATCACCCGGCTGGAACGCGAACTCGGCGTACGGCTGCTCGACCGCACGTCCCGGCGGGTCGCGCTCACCCCGGCCGGCCTGCGCGTGCTGGACGCCGCCCGGGAGACGCTGGCCGCCGCGGCCCGGGTGCGGGTGGTGGCCGGCGAGCGGGCCGCCGCACTCCGGATCGGCGTCGAGTCGTGCGTCACCGACCGGCTCGACCGGGCCCTCACCCGGCTGCGCGACGGACCCCGGCCGGCCGACCCGGTGCTGATCGACCTCCCGGAGGCCGCCCGGCTGGACGCGGTCCGCGACGGAGAACTCGACCTGGCACTCGTGCGCGGCACCACCACCCCGGCGGGTACGGCCGTGGTGCACACCTGGCCGGACCCGCTGCACGCGATCGTGGCCCGGGAGCACCCGGCGGCCGGGCGTGCCGCGGTCGACGTCCGGGACCTCGACCCGGACGGGCTGCGGCTGCCGGACCGGCGGCACGACCCGTCGCTGTTCGACGCGATCGTGGCGGCGCTGCCGGTGACGCCGGTGCGGCCACCGGCCGGGGATCCGGTGCACGTGCTGTTCGAGGTCGCCGGTGACCCTCGGCTCTGGACGGTGCTGCCGGCCGAACGGGCCGCCGGGGCGCGGTCGGCCCGGATCCGGCAGGTGCCGATGGACCCACCGGTCACCATCGCCGGGTACGTCGTCACCTCGCACGCCACGCCACCGTCCTGCATGTCGGCGTTCGTCGCGGCCTTCGCCGACTGCCATCCCGGTTGA
- a CDS encoding LLM class flavin-dependent oxidoreductase, which produces MRIGTALLHAATPADTVAAAADAARRGLDSFWTNQMAGGWDPLTLLAGLRERPAEIGTAVVLTYPRHPVTMASEALTLQAAGGGLMLGVGPGHAWYVERALGLSYASPLRHTREYLTALRPLLHGEPARLTGEFLTVDTALDVTAPAPPVLLAALGPKMLRLAHDLADGVVATWVTPEIVAERLVPSQPPGARIVVSLVTALTTDPDAARERIARDFGAAGELPAYTASLRRAGLTGVTDTVAVGDESSIAAAIDRLRDAGATDVVLMPLGDRARTLDIVTGSDARSNPSAGTP; this is translated from the coding sequence ATGCGCATCGGAACCGCCCTTCTGCACGCCGCGACGCCCGCCGACACGGTGGCCGCCGCGGCCGACGCCGCCCGGCGCGGCCTGGACAGTTTCTGGACCAACCAGATGGCCGGTGGCTGGGACCCGCTCACGCTGCTGGCCGGCCTCCGCGAGCGGCCGGCCGAGATCGGCACCGCGGTCGTGCTCACCTACCCGCGGCACCCGGTGACCATGGCGTCGGAGGCGCTCACGCTCCAGGCCGCCGGCGGCGGGCTGATGCTCGGCGTCGGCCCCGGCCATGCCTGGTACGTCGAGCGTGCGCTCGGCCTCTCCTACGCCTCGCCGCTGCGGCACACCCGCGAGTATTTGACCGCGCTCCGCCCGCTGCTGCACGGCGAGCCCGCCCGGCTCACCGGCGAGTTCCTCACCGTCGACACCGCACTCGACGTCACCGCGCCCGCACCACCGGTCCTGCTGGCCGCGCTCGGCCCGAAGATGCTTCGCCTCGCCCACGACCTGGCCGACGGCGTCGTCGCCACCTGGGTCACGCCGGAGATCGTCGCCGAGCGCCTGGTACCCAGCCAGCCGCCGGGTGCCCGCATCGTGGTCAGCCTGGTCACCGCGCTGACCACCGATCCGGACGCGGCCCGCGAGCGGATCGCCCGCGACTTCGGCGCCGCCGGCGAACTGCCCGCCTACACCGCCTCGCTGCGCCGCGCCGGCCTGACCGGCGTCACCGACACCGTGGCCGTCGGCGACGAGTCGTCGATCGCGGCCGCCATCGACCGGCTTCGCGACGCCGGCGCCACCGACGTGGTCCTCATGCCGCTCGGCGACCGCGCCCGCACCCTCGACATCGTGACCGGATCCGATGCACGATCGAACCCTTCCGCCGGTACGCCGTAG
- a CDS encoding sensor histidine kinase: MRPRRTLSPALIVAAVTSGVLITAMCTAGASGPLASVVPAVIVGGAVGATIWTVRRARADRADYERRLTAWAASEAVLAERLHIARDLHDIVSHGLGLITVRAAATRHLPKSPQVTEALTDIEEASRTATAELRRMLGVLRSTGPLTPVDGLDDLAAIVADAGRTGLRVELTVGELGPVSPGVQVAVARTVREGLANAARHAGPCDVRVQVHRDREHLVVTVADGGPAPGWRATPGAGHGLAGLRERVGSLGGVLSAAAVDGGFRVSARIPDAAS, encoded by the coding sequence GTGAGACCCCGCCGCACCCTGTCCCCCGCGCTGATCGTCGCGGCCGTCACGAGCGGCGTGCTGATCACGGCCATGTGCACGGCCGGCGCGTCCGGGCCGCTCGCGTCCGTGGTTCCGGCCGTGATCGTCGGCGGGGCGGTCGGCGCCACGATCTGGACCGTGCGGCGGGCACGGGCCGACCGTGCCGATTACGAGAGGAGGCTGACCGCGTGGGCCGCGTCCGAGGCGGTCCTGGCCGAGCGGCTGCACATCGCACGCGACCTGCATGACATCGTCTCGCACGGGCTGGGCCTGATCACGGTGCGCGCCGCGGCCACCCGGCACCTGCCGAAGTCGCCGCAGGTCACGGAGGCGCTGACCGACATCGAGGAGGCAAGCCGGACGGCCACCGCGGAGCTGCGCCGCATGCTGGGCGTGCTGCGCTCCACCGGCCCGCTCACGCCAGTGGACGGCCTCGACGACCTGGCCGCGATCGTGGCGGACGCCGGGCGCACCGGGCTGCGCGTGGAACTGACCGTGGGTGAGCTGGGGCCGGTCTCGCCCGGCGTGCAGGTCGCGGTGGCCCGGACCGTTCGGGAGGGACTGGCCAACGCCGCCCGGCACGCGGGGCCGTGCGACGTGCGCGTGCAGGTGCACCGCGACCGGGAGCACCTGGTGGTGACGGTCGCGGACGGCGGGCCGGCGCCCGGCTGGCGGGCCACGCCCGGTGCCGGACACGGGCTGGCCGGGCTGCGCGAACGCGTCGGCAGCCTCGGCGGCGTGCTCAGCGCGGCCGCGGTCGACGGCGGTTTCCGGGTCAGCGCCCGCATACCGGACGCGGCGTCATGA